A window of Belonocnema kinseyi isolate 2016_QV_RU_SX_M_011 chromosome 9, B_treatae_v1, whole genome shotgun sequence contains these coding sequences:
- the LOC117180660 gene encoding uncharacterized protein LOC117180660, with amino-acid sequence MELTAEQKTRVAYIEKKGKSLEEQIEKLDQFLKASSVDPINAKLRLDSLTTLYTSYVKYNDELSSLKFDHPRLDAFDDIQTCYFNVATAVTKLQKTEVALYSPHASSTLNSSNFTLTERQDLPRLPEIHIPRFNGDHTEWVAWKASFTSIVHNRTDISNYTKHTHLQTALRDRKAEGKIKQYPASEENYPQAFKALCDA; translated from the coding sequence atggagTTAACTGCAGAGCAGAAAACACGCGTTGCGTACATTGAAAAGAAGGGAAAGTCACTAGAAGAACAAATCGAAAAATTAGATCAATTCTTAAAGGCTTCTTCTGTTGATCCCATAAATGCAAAATTGCGTTTAGATAGTCTCACAACATTGTATACATCGTATGTGAAATACAATGACGAACtcagttctttaaaatttgaccatCCTCGTCTTGATGCTTTCGATGACATTCAGACATGCTATTTTAACGTAGCTACTGCTGTCACAAAGCTTCAAAAAACCGAAGTTGCATTATATTCTCCTCACGCAAGTTCAACCTTGAACTCCAGTAACTTTACGCTTACCGAGCGTCAAGACCTGCCTAGACTTCCTGAAATACACATCCCTCGCTTTAACGGTGATCACACCGAATGGGTCGCATGGAAGGCTAGCTTCACTTCTATTGTACATAATCGTACAGATATTAGTAATTATACTAAACACACTCATCTTCAAACCGCTCTCAGAGATAGAAAGGCTGAaggtaaaataaaacaatatcctGCGAGTGAAGAAAACTATCCCCAGGCTTTCAAAGCATTATGCGATGCATAA